From one Desulfurobacteriaceae bacterium genomic stretch:
- the rsmG gene encoding 16S rRNA (guanine(527)-N(7))-methyltransferase RsmG, protein MSLERLRDLCKLNNIELREEHLLKFQKYKELLKRWGKRINITSILDDKGIEEKHFFDSLLGLKAFESLGLDVRNKTFLDVGSGGGFPGVPLSIVIEGSTFHLCESKHKKCVFLEQVKRELKLENVKVLCSRVEDLDGKYDFLLMRAVKDPLTAIKLTNHFLEKGSILCIYRGKEKFPEKIEGYKVKEVSLSPKGVKFERHFLFIHR, encoded by the coding sequence TTGAGTCTTGAAAGATTGAGAGATCTCTGTAAGCTTAACAATATAGAATTAAGAGAAGAACACCTTCTAAAGTTTCAAAAGTACAAGGAACTTTTAAAGAGATGGGGAAAGAGAATAAATATTACTTCTATTCTTGATGACAAAGGCATAGAAGAAAAACACTTTTTTGATTCTCTACTTGGGTTAAAAGCTTTTGAAAGTTTAGGGCTAGACGTTAGAAACAAAACTTTTCTTGACGTTGGATCAGGAGGAGGATTTCCCGGTGTTCCTCTATCCATAGTTATTGAAGGTTCTACTTTTCACCTATGTGAATCAAAACACAAAAAGTGTGTATTCTTAGAACAAGTAAAAAGAGAGTTAAAGCTTGAAAACGTTAAAGTTTTATGCTCCAGAGTAGAAGATTTGGACGGAAAGTACGACTTCCTTTTAATGAGAGCAGTTAAAGATCCTCTAACAGCCATCAAGTTAACAAACCATTTTCTCGAAAAAGGAAGCATTCTTTGTATTTATAGAGGAAAAGAAAAATTCCCTGAAAAGATTGAAGGTTATAAAGTAAAGGAAGTTTCACTTTCCCCAAAAGGGGTAAAGTTTGAAAGACATTTTCTATTTATCCACCGTTAA